A single region of the Thermoanaerobacterium aotearoense genome encodes:
- a CDS encoding sodium-translocating pyrophosphatase, protein MNSYLLIIYGVVIIAALAIIGFIRFIFSQDKGDEKMQQISDSIKEGAMAFLNRQYKTITVLALIVAVIIIIANYYGHQSEGVGSAISYAWHVGLAFISGALCSAISGYIGMYMAVNSNVRAASGARKGLNKALQIALRGGAVTGLAVTALSLFGVATLFFAYGGASGQQELVKNAPSLIVGFGFGASFVALFAQLGGGIYTKAADVGADLVGKVEAGIPEDDPRNPAVIADLVGDNVGDCAGRGADLFESTAAENIGAMILGVGLYPVFGLKGILFPLVARAIGIIASIIGIVFVNTKDESKDPMIALNKGYFVTTIINIIVLFFAVKVMLSGHLSNGDSVNYLLLYGAAVAGILLSYVFVFLTNYYTSMSTRPVQEIAKASTTGAATNIITGISVGMESPALPVLFISAAIIIAYRLGELALPNIATAGFYGTAIATMGMLSTTAYILAMDTFGPITDNAGGITEMSEAPESVRVVTDRLDACGNTTKALTKGYAVGSAALATFLLFSAYLDEVKKILGKPIDSWFAVDIGKPEVFIGAFIGAMIVYLFSSTAIRAVGKAAQYVILEVRRQFKENPGIMEGTSKPDYAKTVDIVTKGALKEMVIPGLIVVVAPILVGILLGKESAAAFLMVGTISGVIMALFLNNGGGAWDNAKKFIELGNYGGKKSDAHKAGVVGDTVGDPFKDTAGPSLHVLIKLISTITLVFASLFR, encoded by the coding sequence TTGAATTCCTATCTACTTATCATCTATGGAGTTGTCATTATTGCAGCTCTTGCCATCATTGGTTTTATTAGGTTTATTTTCAGTCAAGACAAAGGTGACGAGAAGATGCAGCAGATCTCAGACTCCATAAAGGAAGGTGCAATGGCTTTTCTAAACAGGCAGTATAAAACGATAACAGTCCTTGCACTGATAGTTGCTGTCATAATAATAATTGCCAATTATTATGGACACCAGTCAGAAGGTGTTGGTTCTGCCATAAGCTATGCATGGCATGTTGGATTGGCATTTATATCTGGGGCTTTGTGCTCTGCTATATCTGGCTACATAGGCATGTACATGGCGGTCAATTCAAATGTGAGGGCAGCCAGTGGTGCCAGAAAAGGTCTTAACAAGGCTTTACAGATCGCTTTAAGAGGTGGGGCTGTTACAGGCCTTGCGGTTACAGCATTGTCACTTTTTGGCGTGGCGACTTTGTTTTTTGCATACGGTGGAGCGTCTGGACAACAGGAATTAGTTAAAAATGCTCCATCATTGATAGTAGGTTTTGGCTTTGGCGCTTCCTTCGTTGCGCTTTTTGCACAGTTAGGCGGTGGTATATACACAAAAGCTGCTGACGTAGGTGCTGACCTTGTCGGCAAGGTAGAAGCAGGCATTCCAGAGGATGATCCAAGAAATCCTGCAGTAATCGCTGATTTGGTTGGCGATAACGTTGGAGACTGTGCTGGAAGGGGAGCCGACCTGTTTGAATCAACAGCCGCTGAAAATATAGGTGCTATGATTTTGGGTGTAGGCTTGTATCCTGTCTTTGGATTAAAAGGCATATTGTTCCCACTTGTAGCACGTGCTATTGGTATTATCGCTTCAATCATCGGTATTGTATTCGTAAACACGAAAGACGAATCAAAAGATCCTATGATTGCTTTAAATAAAGGATATTTTGTAACAACGATAATAAACATAATTGTACTTTTCTTCGCTGTGAAGGTTATGCTTTCAGGTCATTTATCAAATGGCGATAGCGTAAATTATTTGCTTCTATATGGTGCAGCAGTCGCAGGCATATTGCTAAGCTACGTATTTGTATTTTTGACAAACTACTACACATCTATGAGCACAAGACCTGTTCAGGAGATCGCAAAGGCTTCAACAACAGGTGCAGCGACAAACATAATAACTGGTATCTCCGTAGGCATGGAGTCACCAGCACTTCCAGTCTTGTTCATATCTGCAGCAATAATCATAGCATACAGGCTTGGTGAATTGGCACTTCCAAATATAGCTACAGCGGGTTTCTATGGTACTGCAATAGCTACTATGGGAATGCTATCAACGACGGCATATATTTTAGCTATGGATACTTTTGGACCTATTACTGACAATGCAGGCGGAATCACTGAGATGTCTGAAGCACCCGAATCTGTGAGGGTTGTCACAGATAGGCTTGATGCTTGCGGAAATACGACAAAGGCATTGACAAAAGGCTATGCAGTAGGATCTGCAGCGTTGGCTACATTCCTCCTTTTCTCTGCATATCTTGATGAAGTTAAGAAGATATTAGGGAAGCCAATCGACTCTTGGTTTGCTGTAGATATCGGTAAACCTGAGGTGTTTATTGGTGCATTTATTGGCGCCATGATAGTATACCTTTTTAGCTCTACTGCCATAAGAGCAGTAGGAAAAGCTGCACAGTACGTAATACTGGAAGTTAGAAGGCAGTTTAAAGAAAATCCTGGCATCATGGAAGGTACATCAAAGCCTGACTACGCTAAGACAGTCGACATAGTCACAAAAGGCGCATTAAAAGAGATGGTAATTCCAGGCCTTATTGTCGTAGTAGCGCCTATCTTAGTAGGAATCTTGCTGGGAAAAGAATCTGCAGCAGCATTTTTGATGGTTGGCACAATATCCGGTGTAATAATGGCTTTGTTCTTAAACAATGGTGGCGGTGCATGGGACAATGCTAAGAAGTTCATCGAATTAGGAAACTACGGCGGAAAGAAATCCGATGCGCATAAAGCAGGTGTTGTAGGCGATACAGTAGGTGACCCGTTTAAAGATACTGCAGGTCCGTCATTGCACGTTTTGATAAAGCTCATAAGCACCATAACACTTGTGTTTGCATCTTTGTTTAGATAA
- a CDS encoding cation-translocating P-type ATPase: protein MKIDDIFRITEDQLFKELNTSIKGISKEEASKRLEKYGYNEIKEVKKTSMFSRFIANFTHLLAILLWIASILSFIGGMPQLGWAIILVIIVNALFSFWQEFKAEQATESLKKMLPSYVKVIRDGQQEQILARELVPGDIIYLEEGDHVPADARLIEAFEMRTINAALTGESEPVRRTSDVVLDDDVSLIQAPNLVFMGTNVASGSGTAVVYATGMDTQFGKIASLTQTISVEQSPLQKQLTRVAKVIAYLSLVMGVFFFLLGLLMGRSLVDTFMFAIGIITANVPEGLLPTVTLALAMGVQRMAKRHALVKKLSSVETLGGATVICTDKTGTLTQNEMTVREIWTKVAYYNVSGVGYEPKGDFYVGDEKVDVKNLPNELSLLLKIGLLCNNSRLVRPTNENPSWGIIGDPTEGSLVVLAEKAGFILEEMLREYPRISQLPFDSRRKRMTSIHKYGKEIYAFTKGAPKETISVCNYILSDDGIKKLEQSDIDEIVRQNDKFAESGLRVLAMAYKKIDNEIKDYSIENVENDLIFVGLVAMMDPPRPEVELAVKHAHKAGIKIIMITGDYGLTAESIARRIGIVKGPRPRVITGNELDKMSDEDLKKELKNNEIIFARVAPEHKMKVVAALKDMGEVVAVTGDGVNDSPALKKADIGIAMGKSGTDVAREVATMVLTDDNFASIVNAIEEGRAVYDNVRKFITYIFAHLTPEAIPYILFSLFNIPVPITVMQILAIDLGTETLPALALGVEPPEPGVMDRPPRSPKEKLLNLSLFLRGYVLLGIISSIAVLSGYFWVLYSGGWHWGMTLPLSDPLARKAATMSFLGIVIMQVANVFACRTEVASMFSVSFFKNRLLNIGVVFELVLTALLIYVPFLQKIFDTYPVPFKNWLFYVAFMPILIGAEEIRKYLLRRKIASNQKEVKGSI from the coding sequence TTGAAAATTGATGATATATTTAGAATTACAGAAGACCAATTGTTTAAAGAGCTAAACACATCCATAAAGGGCATTTCAAAAGAAGAAGCCAGCAAAAGATTGGAAAAGTATGGCTATAATGAAATAAAAGAAGTCAAAAAGACATCCATGTTTTCAAGGTTTATAGCAAATTTTACGCATTTATTGGCGATACTCCTCTGGATAGCCAGCATACTTTCATTTATAGGTGGAATGCCACAGCTTGGGTGGGCGATAATACTTGTAATAATCGTAAATGCTTTGTTTAGCTTCTGGCAGGAGTTTAAGGCAGAACAAGCTACAGAAAGCCTTAAGAAGATGCTGCCATCGTATGTGAAAGTCATAAGGGATGGACAACAAGAACAAATATTAGCTCGTGAATTAGTACCAGGAGATATTATATACCTTGAAGAAGGCGACCATGTGCCTGCTGATGCAAGACTTATCGAAGCTTTTGAGATGAGGACTATTAATGCTGCGTTGACAGGAGAGTCAGAACCTGTCAGAAGAACGTCTGATGTTGTCTTAGACGATGATGTATCGCTTATACAAGCGCCAAATCTTGTCTTTATGGGTACAAATGTCGCATCTGGTTCTGGAACGGCAGTTGTCTACGCTACAGGTATGGATACCCAATTTGGCAAGATAGCTTCATTGACACAAACAATAAGCGTAGAGCAAAGCCCACTGCAAAAGCAGCTTACGAGAGTTGCAAAAGTCATAGCGTATTTGTCTCTTGTTATGGGAGTATTCTTCTTCCTTTTAGGCCTTTTGATGGGAAGGTCATTAGTTGACACATTTATGTTTGCAATAGGTATAATTACAGCAAATGTGCCTGAGGGATTATTGCCTACTGTTACATTAGCCCTTGCAATGGGCGTACAGCGAATGGCGAAAAGACATGCTTTAGTGAAGAAGCTTTCCAGCGTTGAGACATTAGGCGGTGCAACGGTCATTTGCACAGACAAGACAGGGACACTGACGCAAAATGAGATGACTGTAAGGGAAATCTGGACTAAAGTGGCATACTACAATGTAAGTGGTGTTGGATATGAACCAAAAGGTGATTTTTACGTTGGCGACGAAAAGGTAGATGTCAAAAACCTGCCTAATGAACTTTCATTGTTATTAAAAATAGGTTTACTTTGTAACAACAGCCGGTTAGTCAGGCCTACGAATGAAAATCCGTCTTGGGGCATAATAGGCGATCCTACAGAAGGTTCATTGGTGGTACTGGCGGAGAAGGCAGGATTTATATTAGAAGAAATGTTGAGAGAGTACCCGAGAATATCTCAACTGCCGTTTGACTCAAGGCGAAAAAGGATGACTTCCATACATAAGTATGGAAAAGAAATTTACGCGTTTACTAAGGGTGCACCAAAAGAAACCATTTCAGTATGCAATTACATTTTAAGCGATGACGGCATCAAAAAATTGGAGCAGTCGGATATAGACGAGATAGTTAGGCAAAATGACAAATTTGCTGAATCAGGTCTTAGAGTGCTTGCAATGGCATACAAGAAAATAGATAATGAGATTAAAGATTATAGCATTGAAAATGTGGAAAACGACTTGATTTTTGTAGGCTTAGTGGCAATGATGGATCCGCCAAGGCCTGAAGTCGAATTGGCTGTCAAACATGCACACAAAGCAGGTATAAAGATCATCATGATAACAGGTGACTATGGACTGACGGCTGAATCGATCGCAAGAAGAATAGGCATAGTAAAAGGGCCAAGACCAAGGGTAATAACAGGCAATGAATTGGACAAGATGTCTGACGAGGATCTGAAAAAAGAACTGAAAAATAATGAGATAATATTTGCAAGAGTTGCACCTGAGCACAAGATGAAAGTCGTGGCTGCATTGAAAGATATGGGTGAAGTGGTGGCTGTTACGGGTGATGGCGTCAATGATTCGCCTGCACTGAAGAAAGCCGATATAGGCATTGCAATGGGCAAATCAGGAACGGATGTAGCAAGGGAAGTGGCTACGATGGTTCTGACAGATGATAATTTTGCCAGCATCGTAAATGCCATCGAAGAAGGCAGGGCAGTCTACGACAATGTGCGGAAGTTTATAACGTACATCTTTGCACACTTGACGCCAGAGGCAATACCTTATATCTTGTTTTCACTGTTTAATATTCCTGTGCCGATAACGGTAATGCAGATATTGGCTATAGATTTAGGTACTGAAACGTTGCCGGCTCTTGCTCTTGGCGTGGAGCCGCCTGAACCCGGCGTCATGGATAGGCCACCAAGATCGCCAAAAGAAAAGCTTCTAAATCTATCGCTATTTTTAAGAGGCTACGTGTTATTGGGCATAATAAGCTCAATAGCTGTTTTATCTGGATATTTCTGGGTTTTGTATAGCGGTGGATGGCATTGGGGAATGACGCTTCCTCTGTCTGATCCATTGGCAAGAAAGGCTGCTACAATGAGCTTTTTGGGGATAGTCATTATGCAGGTAGCAAACGTATTTGCATGTCGCACAGAGGTTGCTTCAATGTTCAGTGTAAGTTTCTTCAAAAATAGATTGCTAAACATCGGTGTAGTTTTTGAGCTGGTTTTAACTGCGCTGCTTATATACGTTCCGTTTTTACAGAAGATATTTGACACGTATCCGGTACCATTTAAGAATTGGCTGTTTTATGTGGCTTTTATGCCAATACTCATAGGCGCTGAAGAGATAAGGAAATATTTATTGCGGAGGAAAATCGCATCAAACCAAAAGGAGGTGAAAGGCTCTATTTGA
- a CDS encoding potassium channel family protein — MSIMIVGAGRLGLYLAQLMKERQEKVVVVEKDESKMDKLRKELNCEVVVGDGCNSDVLKKAGIIGTDIVVAATGHDEDNLIICQLAKYEFGVSRVVSRINNPKNDWLFTKDMGVDAAVSSARIIARLIEEEAEISGITTIINLSEGKISIVRSIIERGSNAANKMIKDLMLPKNCVIMSVIRNNKVLLPDGSTYILPGDEVLSVVSDESKETLKNIFDAE; from the coding sequence ATGTCAATAATGATTGTCGGTGCTGGTCGGTTAGGCTTGTATCTTGCTCAACTGATGAAGGAAAGGCAAGAAAAAGTCGTAGTTGTTGAAAAAGATGAGTCAAAGATGGATAAGTTAAGGAAGGAATTAAATTGTGAAGTAGTGGTTGGAGATGGTTGCAACTCGGATGTTTTAAAAAAAGCTGGAATAATAGGAACGGATATTGTCGTCGCTGCCACAGGACATGATGAGGATAATCTTATAATTTGTCAACTGGCAAAATACGAGTTTGGGGTATCGAGAGTAGTATCCAGGATAAACAATCCAAAAAATGACTGGCTTTTTACTAAAGATATGGGGGTGGATGCGGCTGTAAGCAGTGCCCGGATAATCGCAAGATTGATAGAAGAAGAAGCTGAAATAAGTGGAATTACGACAATAATAAATCTCTCAGAAGGAAAAATTTCTATCGTAAGGAGCATCATTGAAAGAGGCTCCAATGCCGCCAATAAGATGATCAAAGACTTGATGCTGCCGAAAAACTGCGTCATCATGTCGGTAATAAGAAACAACAAGGTTTTGCTTCCAGATGGCAGCACTTACATCTTACCGGGGGATGAGGTCTTAAGCGTCGTAAGTGATGAAAGCAAAGAAACATTAAAGAATATTTTTGATGCAGAATAA
- a CDS encoding potassium channel family protein has product MNIIVAGCGRLGAELAQMLDSDGYSVVVIDKDANAFKRLKPSFKGKFIEGVAFDKATLIKAGIEHADAVASTTNGDNTNIVTALIAKKKFNVPTIVARIYDPIRAEIYRKMGINTVSPTLWGANKMKDLICHPDLFRVSSFGSGEVEIVETEASAYLDGRYVKDLVIPSEVNVVSIVRDGIAMIPTQSTVVKKGDKIFIAVTAFGKTKMKQMFM; this is encoded by the coding sequence ATGAATATAATTGTTGCTGGATGCGGCCGGCTTGGAGCTGAGTTGGCACAGATGTTAGATTCAGATGGCTATAGTGTCGTAGTCATAGACAAAGACGCAAATGCCTTTAAAAGATTAAAGCCTTCTTTTAAAGGAAAGTTCATTGAAGGAGTCGCTTTTGACAAGGCTACTTTAATAAAAGCAGGCATTGAGCATGCAGATGCCGTTGCATCAACTACAAACGGTGATAACACCAATATCGTTACGGCTTTGATTGCAAAAAAGAAGTTCAATGTTCCTACTATTGTGGCAAGGATATATGACCCTATAAGAGCGGAGATATACAGAAAAATGGGCATCAATACTGTATCTCCTACATTGTGGGGCGCAAATAAAATGAAGGATCTGATTTGCCATCCAGATCTTTTTAGGGTTTCCTCTTTTGGCAGCGGTGAAGTGGAGATAGTAGAGACGGAAGCTTCGGCTTATCTGGATGGAAGATACGTAAAAGATTTAGTAATCCCATCAGAAGTGAATGTAGTCAGCATAGTGAGGGATGGCATCGCTATGATTCCAACACAAAGCACTGTTGTAAAAAAAGGAGACAAGATATTTATAGCTGTTACGGCTTTTGGAAAGACAAAGATGAAACAGATGTTTATGTAA